The window AGGCAAACCACCTCCCACCCCCTGCCAAACTAGATATGGATTTATCCTAGTGATGAGTTTTTCTTTTACTCTAAGACATCAGTTCTTTTTAGTCCAGAATGTTCTTGTGCTTGATACTGAGGGCAAaggtgagggaggggaaaaataccaaattaaaaaaaaaacaacttggaatgCAGGCTCAAGCTGACAATGAGCATACTCCTTCATAGGTACGAGTAACAACGGTTATAACTATTAGATGGTGTTTTAGTAACTGTTGGAATTCCAGTTTCTGAGCTGTTATTCTGCCTTTTTCTTCGCAATGCCAGGCAGTTTTGCTTGGATCCTACaggagaaaacaaacagaaaatgaagCAACCTTTGAAataaatcacaacatagcactAATATTAAGTGAAAGAACCCTAGATCCTAATTTACACGCAAAATAGAAGACCTGTGATCTCACCAGGAAAGGGATGCCCTGATGTGGGAACACCCTTTGTCAACAGATTTCAGGCTTCAGGCCAGGCTCACGGGGGTGAGTTAACTTTTCAGTCTCACACACCTTTTCATTGTAAAGCAGAATCTGAATTTGGATCTTCCCACCTACAAACCCCGTGCTCTCCACTACATGAGTCTACCAGACACCCTGttcatcagtttcttcatgtgtaaaatgagctagagcagAAAATGGCAGCACAATGCtccaagtatctttgccatgaaaatcccagACACAAGAGAAGTGAATAAACAACAGTTTTTCTTTAACCAAAAACTTTCAAAACCTAAAGTTCTCCCCATCCCCGTTACTGTTCAGCTGTATACAGTATGTGGTGACTCTATGGATCCTACTGTCcacatggagttttcttggcacagacaTTTTAGTGGTTTCGCCCTTTTCTGGGGGATGAAGGCAGAGACTACCTGACATacccagggtcccacaactagcatgtgtctgaggtcacatgGGAAGTCTGCTCTTTccaattccaggcccagcactcccCAACTTAGCCATTTAGCTGCCTATCACAGCAGCATGTTCTGGAATCTTTCAGAGCAGGAAATTCAGGTGTGCCATGAAGCGTTTTCATAAAACAGCAGTAAAAAAAATACTCACTTCGCAACAACTGCCTTGGTCTGATCACGAGCGATGCCAACATAATGGTCAATCTGTGTCTTTAAGGAAGAAATATAGTCCAgttggtaaaaaacaaaacaaaacaaaacaaaaaaaccaggcAGAACTTTAAATCTCTTTTAAGCAACTTCTCctctaacatttttttctaaaacaactATCGTCACCCAGGCAAGGAATAACAATGCTGAAAAGGAGCAACAAGAGCCAGTAGTGAATTCTTCCATGATTTGGGTTCATAGTTGGGattttctgttataaatattaCTCGCTCACTGAAACGCTGAGCTCGAGAGCACTTCTACTAAGATGTTCCTCTAGAAGTTTATGGAAAGTAATGATGTTTGTAAAAGTAAGAAACCAATCTTCAAAGTCTAATACAACCGGAATCAACTGttcttcaataatattttatctgaaaGTCAATTACTTACCTTATACTTTTCATAGACAATTGGAACACTGAAGACCAGCAGTTCAGCTGTAAGAAAACAACCAATTTtatgtaaggaagaaaaaaatcaaaacagtattttgtatacttttaaaatctgaattaaagaaaacaactctgatTTTTGACTCAAAATAactcccaggggaaaaaaaaatctaaattaagaaTGTAATTTAATAtctaactgggaaaaaaattaaaaaataaactatcatTTGAGCTTTAGGGAGATACAGGAAAATAGCAGAATATATAAGCAATCACTGTTTGTGAAGGACACTTGGGTTCCAGGCCACATGGCACAGGAAAGGCAAAGACATGAGTAACTGACAGCGCAGGGTCAGCCTCTGTGCCCACAGatggacatttattaagtgcttaatgcATGTTAGTCCCTGAGCCAAGTGCTAGGAatctaaataaaggaaaaaacaggGTTGTGCTCAGGGACCTTCCTACAAGAAGCTCCCATTTCAATGGAAGAGAGAGTACATCAAAAACCAGAAAACAGCCATGATACATATAGCAAAAACAGGCTGGAGGTGGGTGAGGGGTGTCTTCCCCAGGGAAGTTCTCCCAGACTGATTTGCATCCCCTTCCTTCCCAAGCACTTCAGCAGCACCACTTCCTTACCAAGAATCAGAAGGGTAATCCCATTGAAAACTGCACCCACATATGTCATCAGCCACATGAAGACAGCCAGCTGAAAAAGACAGGGTCAGACTGTAAGAAGCACAATTCCAAAGGGGAATCCTGTTAGCCTGAGACTCCCCAGCTCTAACTTTAGTAACATTCTTTTTAACTCCAAGGTCAGAAAACTTCAGTCCGAGGCTCATTTTTCAGTCCAACTTCTGAGTTAAACTAATTCTAGGGGCTCTCAAAATTTCAGAACTGCCAAGGTTCTACAGAACCCTTACCCCCAAACCCAATTTaaaccttctttcttctcttagtCTGTGTTCTTTTAGCAGGACGGAAGAGTCATCTCCACTACTTCCCATCCTCTGAAGACACAGTCTGTTCAGTTTCCACAAGGCTTCCTCttaccttcccctcctcctctttagCTCCAACTAACCTTTAAGGAATCCACCAGATCTTCTACCAGAAAGAGACGGATGATGAGCTTGAGAGCTTTGTTCACATGTACCATAGCAGCATTCACGTAATTATGGAAAGCTTCAGAGGACAAAGCAATGTCCACATCCAGGTAGGCCCttaacagagaaagaggaaacaaaatgacACTTGACTCATCGGTTCAGATTTTCTAATAACTGGGACTACAACCCCTCCACGTCGGCCCATTTGAAATCTCGTCCGTGTTGTCCTGTAAGAGCAGGGATTATCCAACAAGCTGGAAACCTTTGCTTTCAAGTCTGGATTATTGGGTGGATGGTGACTGGGACATAATTCAGGAATTCCTAAGTATCTACTTTCAGCTCTGTAATGGGATTGTGATGTAATTGTGAGCCTTTgtgttgattttctttgtaaaatgaaagtaaatttttGCTTTAGAAATGATTTCGTAAGAGTTAGGGGCAATAACTATGTAGAGTatttaacaacaaaacaaaacaaaacaaaacaaaacccacaacttataaattcaaaataatgttCTTAGGGAGAAAAAAGTGGCCTGGAAAATGAACTAGCAGAGCAATAATACAATTACTTCTTGAACACTCCACTTGTAAAagcttccttttctctaaaaaattatgaaaatcaccgccacttctttttttgtcaaaGTATATTTTAAGGGGCTAAGACTTTCAACAGGAAAAGTGTCTGattatttggggggagggggaagtctGAGTAGTCAGAAATTGAATCTCAAACATATGCCCATCTATCTGATTTTTACCGATATAGcctctaatatataaatatagctaaAGGAAGGGGAGTGGGAATGAGTATCAAGGCATTACCAGAACTATGGGATGAATCAAGAACCCCCTCCCCCGCATCTCCAGTAACTTAAGATACCACGGATGAACATGCTTTACAAAGCATTAGGCTTCTGTTGCGCTCTGAGGCCTAACTTGCAAAGAGGCTAGGAGCTGGACGTCAGCCCACCTGCTCCGTTATTTCAAGCTGTCCCTTTCTGCCTGATGTGAGAGCCCAAAGGTTCTCCAGCCCACAAATTGAAGCCTCCACAAAGTGCCCCTTCTTGGAGAATCCTTCCTCTGCAAGGAAGCTGCTTTACTGGCACCACCTAGTGCAGGAGTACGCTCAGTCACAGAGCTACAgaatttcctttgaaatattcTCTGACTCACTTGAATGGGTGGCCCTCTTCTGACTTCTGTACGGCTTGGATGACAGACTTGTAGACCCTGAAGCTGATGGTCACAGAGAGAAGAGCCAAGATGAGGTAAGAGGCCACACTGATGACACTGAAGGCTGCTAGGGAAAGCAGCATGATCAATGTTGTGCCAAAGACAAGGCCTGTCTTTTTGACATCCCGCCAGAAGATGAGGTCGTGAACTgccaaaggaaaaggaagaagccGTAAGAACATAACCAAGTACCTTAAGGGGGTCCACTTGTTCTAGCCAGGACACAGTGGGTTCTCACTTTATGAAAACCAAACCGACAAAATTAGAGAACATTACTGTAAATGGGTTTCATTAGACAAAAGGCTTTAATAACCAGTGGTCCTGCCAACACCAAGCTTCCCCAATTGCATCTAAAATAAAATGGCATTTATGTACAGCTTTTAAAGATTAgctttacttttaaaaagcaaattggaATTCAGAATATCTTAAGTCTGAAATGAGTTGGGACTCAACAGAACATCTAACAATGTTTatttgaagactatctttgcatagAAAGGAAATTTGTAATAAATACGTCTTGATATgttgtttaaaatataaacagaattaaTTCAGAATGTCTCAGGATTCCAAAATCAGAAAGAAGTAGGAATCTTAATCCCTCAAGAGTCTTAAAAAGCATTATAGAACAGCTAGCAACCAACCTTTGCTATTAGATATGACAATTACTATTCTGTTAGGATAAGTGGGCTAATTCTAATACTGACAGTACTACTGCCTCTTAACAAGGTGTCTATCACATAATTGACACAAAAAGTACATTCTATTtatcaaaaagaattttagaatccaAGCAAATACATCCAAGATAGGCAACTTACGTCTGACTGTAGGCAATAACCTTAATAGATTGTACAGCATTACTGGGAAGAGCTATGTTAATACCATTGCCTCCATTTGTCCAAACCTTCAGGAATTTCGAGACAGATACAACCATAGTTTGGGGGAgaataagtaaatgaagaaatactAACCTAATATCTGTCAAGAAAAGAAATACAGCtactaaaagagaaataaaacacgACTCTGGCCAACAGATGAGACATTAGgagtagttattttcttttaagtcagggcaactagatggcccagtggataagGGCAGAGGTTCTAAgttcaatctgacctcagacacttaacaattactaactgtgtgatcctaggtaaatcaCTAAATTTCATTTGCCTCCGAGGAATGAAATTTGGGGGAAAATCCAGTCTACTTCACCAAACCTTTGGacacataaaagtaaaaaagaataagtttgtattggggaaagaaaataagctgaACTATACTGAAATGAGGGGAATTGAGGAAGGTAATTTTGAGTTCACAAAAAAAGTTGGGACATGTAATCAAGTAGATTTCAGGAAGGTAATTTTAACCaaaaagcagaaccagcaaaGGCCTGTGAATCTGTACTGAGATTGTTAAATGAAAGTTCCACCCTGGAATGGATGGTAGAGGTTTGGAGAAGTACCAAGAAGAGTTGTCCTAACACTTAAAGctgaagaaaacataaaacagtTGGGATAAGTGAACCGGTACTTTAAGGTTTTATCTAATTAACAcagtaatagaaagaaaatggcCCCCGAGGACCCTCAGACTGAAGAGCTCAAGTTCAGCATCTCAGCTAGGTGTTGACTCTATCACTGGGCAAATCATGGGCAAATAACAATCCAAAATCCAGTTTCCTTAATGCTCCCAACTCTAATATCATGTGACCCCAATATGTTTCCTCAGCATGTACATCTGTTTATGattgcaaataaaacaaaattctttgtaTTCATAAAGAGGTAATTAGGATCAAAATATCCAAGCACTTTGACATGAAACGCAGGTTCACTGGATTTGTTCATTATCCCCAAATCTAGCTAATAACTTATTTCTTCCCCTCCTTAACTGTACAAAAAGTTAGTGAGAAGCCCACGGGCATTAGGAAAGAATATCTCAAGATATGCCATACCCTGCGAGGATCCCTGGGTTCCTGTGACAATGTCTCAGAGAGCTGCAGTGGCAGCAATGCCCAAGTTCTTCTGACGAGACTGCTCAGGCCCAGAGGCCTTAGGAACCCCAATATTCTTTCCTGGTATGGACACCTTCAAGATTTAGTACTAAAAGAGCTGGGGGTAAGGAGGGACCTAACCCTGGCAAGAACCGAAGCAAAAAGTAGTCATCAGATAACTGCTTTAATCTGAATACTCATTCATTGCCTGTTATAGAAACTGATCAAACCTAATAGGGAAGCCAGTTTGGGCGTTCAGGGGAGGTCAGAAAAACCAAAGGAAGAGTCACAAACAAGACAAACTTCCTGATATTGAAGGGAGAAtaggaaaaacctagaaaaagaatttaaatgagggCCTTAAATTAACTCATTTAACAAGTGGTAAAAAGCCTAACAAACTAGTATATTCATGTAacagatgaaattatttaaaaaaaaaaaaaaaacccagcatcaGAGAATACTGAGTATTATGAAACAAACCTAAGTGAAGTAAGAACCAGGATAATAACTGATACAAGGGTGATGACAatacagcttaaaaaaaaacaaaaaaaaaaaaaccacttagaAAAACGTAAGAACtttgatcaaagaaatgattGCCCATGTCTCCAGAAGACCTAAGAAAACAACTTAATACCTGTCTTCTGACAAGGAAGTGAGACACACAAAGGAAAGACAAATACATTTTGGACACAACCATTACATGGATTTGTTTTCTTAGAAGAGTTttcatttccccttcctttctagGTTAACatgaagaatgaaaggaaaattaacgttgatgtttaaaaaaaaaaacattgaaataaatgccttttaaattgcattggaaaaaaaaccaaaacccaggAGGGAAATTAATAAGTACAAAAGAGTAATTTGTAGAATGTATCAGTTTTACAAATGGTGAGATTTCATTTTCCCATAGAATCCTTTTTGtgttctacatatatatatgggaaTGTCCTTCCTTCCAAGGCTAATGTTTGCTCCCTTGTGCGCATTATGAAGCAAATTGGGAATCAAGAGCATCCAATGTCAATCACAGCTTATCTTTGTTGAAAGCTGAATCGGCTCACAAAATGTTAACTCTGATGCAAGAAGCCCAGTGAAATTAAGAAATGACTGACAAGATACGAGGTTTACTAAAGCCTCTGGTTTTGATACAATGATACAGATCTTTAGATCAGGGATAAAATGGGGCTGGCTGGCTGTAGAGGAGGGTCTGTTAACTGTAATACTTCCCTAGGCCATGTGCCAAATTCTCCAAAAATATGTAAGCACTGCAGAAACGCCATTTCTAAACAACTGATCCCCTCATCTTTTTGTCTCTTACCAAAGAAACTCCATTAGAACTCCACTAAACTCCCTCTCCTTGGGCTATCCCCTTTGTCCCTCTTTACCTCCACCTCTCTATCATGTCCCTCCTTGTGCCTAGCATAGGGTTTGGAACACAACAGGCTCTTTAATAAAAGATCCAGCTGCCCAGAGAGTCTTCTGACAgctcaaatgcaaaatgaaactCAACAAACCACATCTACCTTTCTGTTCAGGTTCTCAATTTCTGTTAACAGCAGTGGTACCAACTAACCCAtccccaagcatttattaagtgcctataaaGAACAGGAGGTGCACAAAGAATTAATGAAACAGACCCAATTTGCAAGTACCTTAGACTTAAATGGAGgcaaaaatgagacaaacagaaaAGGGAGTGGGATGGGGAACGTGGACAAATGTAGAGAATGAATACAAAGCAGTTCAACCATCTTCTGTCCCTACAATCTGGGTCACTCCTAGATAGTGTCTCAGGCCCCagtctccaatccattctccgaAGAGCTGCCAAGGCCATCCTAAGGCACAGGTCTGTTTGAGCACACCTGCCTCCAACCTTCAGTGGTTTCAAGCTGCCTACAGGACCTTACCCTGGCACACAAGGCCCCAGCACAAGCTGCTTTTGGCTAAGCTTCTAATTCTATTTCACATTATTGCTCCATCATTCTTACTTGCCAAAATAGATGATTAATGATTCCCTGATGGCATTCTGCTGCCCTTTCAACCCATACTTAGAATGTCTCTCACCCCATAAATGCCTAGCAAGAATTTTCTTTAGCTTCAAAGCTCAGCATCCATAACCCCTTCTCTATGAAGTATTTCCTGATTTCCTATCACCCTCTCAGCAAAAAGTGTTTCCCCTTCTCAAATTTTCCTAAACTGCTTTGTCTGGTTCTCTCCTTTTGTCTATATCATACtatcttgtattattttaaagaataaatgattGTGTCTTGCTTAGGAGAAATGAGggaatctttctttgtattcctgtcTCAAGCCTTGTAAATACAAATAAGATGCATCACATTTACTGAAATGAACTAGCTATTGCCACCATGCCCATTCCTATAGCATAAGAAATGAAGGGGTAAATGTGTgaataaatactattaattttgcttttaatttattttcatatggcctttaaaaaatacaattcataAATGGAAACTATGTGTCATAGTACAGTTCTTAATTTATAAGCATATCCAATGAGTCAAATTCTACTAAGTCACAGGCATTCAGAGGttacatttaaatattaaaaccaGAGTTAATCAGAACCCAATTTAAGTCAAGGAAATCCTTTCttcaaataataattttgctAACTGCTTTCTATATAATCTCTTTTCCAgaatgcaataaaaaaagaaaagaaaatgaaaaacaaaacaatgtaatATGATACTTAAGAGAGTTTTTAACTCAGTCCAAAGAGTATTCTTCCTTTGACCTGGAAGCTTTGGATTTGTTAATGATGTTCCCTTGTGTTTAAtctggggtttctttcaggagatgagtAATCAGTGGATTCCTTTTACTCACTCTCTCTGCCCTCTTGTTCTAATGTATCTGGACAGTCTTCTttcatgctttcttgaaatataatatccaggatctttttttggtcatagtttttcagggagtccaatggTTCTTAACTTATCCTTTCCTTGAGCCGTTTTTCAAGTCAGCCATTTCTTATAAGAGAtaccttagattttttttttttttgtatttttcaaccttttgattttattttaaaatttcttattgtcTCAAGAGTCCAACTTCTATTTGGTGTATTCTGATTTTTAGGGAGACCGTTATTTGGGTAAGGTTTTGTACTACAGCAAAAGGTTTGGGGAGGAAAAAGTATGGTgttaagctatttattttctttccaatgcTCTActccaaaattctcatttttagaaattgtttcaatttttgtttttaaagaaaagattcacCTTCTCTTGGCCCAATTTCTTAACACTTCCCCAAGCTCCcaccattgagaaagcaagaaaactgAAATGGTCTGTTACAAACATgtatcaatcaaaacaaattcctgcattggatatgttaaaaaaaaaaatttcaatttgtaCTCTGAGCCTATCATACTTATCAGAACATGGATAACCTGTTTCTCCATGAATCTTGTGAACTGGTCACTATTAATCAGTATTCCTAAGACTTTTAAAGTTGACTTGTCTTCATAATATTGCTATTGTTTAAACTGTTcccttagttctgctcactttacttttcatcagttcatacaagtcatTCCAAGCTTCTCCAGAACCATTCCTCTTGTCATTTCTTCCAAAGCactaaaatattccattacaaccatataccataactcgttcagccatttcccaatggatGAGCACCCCTCCCCcctcagtttcccatttattGTTTTGGGATATGGTGTCCCTTTTATATGCCTAGTAATACAAAAAGTATAAATTAGGACTTGgaagtcatcatcatcatcatcatcatcactacaatttatatagcacttactatgtgacaggaactgtgctaagcactttataaatatatcctttgattctcaaaataacctgggagggagataggtgctattattatcccattttactgaAGGGGAAACTGAAatcactgaagtgatttgcccagagtcacatagctccCAACTACCTTAAGGTCAAatctgaattctggtcttcctgaccccaagctGAGTTATTCtagccactgtgtcacctagctgccataGAACAAATCTTCAGCTCTTCCCTCAAGTTAGTTATCTTGAATAAATCAGAAAACATTCCACTTACTTCCTTCAGCCAATTATTACATTCAAAGATCACACAGCATCCATCTggaaatagtatttttcactCATTACTATTCTGGATCTCCTGAAAACAAAAAACTCTCTCGACTATCAGTCGGAGATGAGACTTTTCCTacacaaaatgagaaaattgggaagCCTTCTCTGGAGCTGCCAACCCACTGCACCTAATGGAAATCCAAGCATCACTCCCAACCTAGATATGAATGTGGAGGCCTGCTCCTTGGAGTCCCACTCCTGCCCTCACCTGGCTGTAAGAAATCCAGGATATCCCAGACTTTTGGAAGATCTATCTGTTTTATGGCCAATTTTGCGCATTCTGCCACTGAGCAGGTTACTCTGTGTCTAACAGGGATGTAGGGAGAACCTCAATCTTGTGTATGgagtttctttccctctccctagtGCAAACTCAGGGTGACCATATAATCATTCACTCTAAGTATAATTTATAGCCaataaaggaaggggaaaatggacAGGAGAAATTGATTATGACTTCTTATTTTAAAGCtctttgaactcaagaagacatCATTTCTATtacttaaaagagaaacaaatatttcACATGAAAAAAGATCAAGGTTTAGATTCAACAGTGTTCCATGACAGCCAAAAAATTAATGCTATCCAAGGCTACTTTAAATGACACCTTTTCCAGAAAAGATGtcagacttaggatggaaaatgctatccgcctccaagagagagaattatggaggaCTGactatagatcaaagcatactattttcatctttctgatttttgttagtttttttttttcttccttgtgtcccttttggtctgattttacTTGcagaacatgaaaaatatggaaatatgtttaaaaggattgcacagaATGCAcaaataacctatatcagattgtttgccgtcttgaaaa of the Sarcophilus harrisii chromosome 6, mSarHar1.11, whole genome shotgun sequence genome contains:
- the RTN3 gene encoding reticulon-3 isoform X4, with amino-acid sequence MAPASPLEGEAASLGVPTPPTPVLAEVHDLIFWRDVKKTGLVFGTTLIMLLSLAAFSVISVASYLILALLSVTISFRVYKSVIQAVQKSEEGHPFKAYLDVDIALSSEAFHNYVNAAMVHVNKALKLIIRLFLVEDLVDSLKLAVFMWLMTYVGAVFNGITLLILAELLVFSVPIVYEKYKTQIDHYVGIARDQTKAVVAKIQAKLPGIAKKKAE
- the RTN3 gene encoding reticulon-3 isoform X5, producing MPPRRKKGQWAVHDLIFWRDVKKTGLVFGTTLIMLLSLAAFSVISVASYLILALLSVTISFRVYKSVIQAVQKSEEGHPFKAYLDVDIALSSEAFHNYVNAAMVHVNKALKLIIRLFLVEDLVDSLKLAVFMWLMTYVGAVFNGITLLILAELLVFSVPIVYEKYKTQIDHYVGIARDQTKAVVAKIQAKLPGIAKKKAE
- the RTN3 gene encoding reticulon-3 isoform X2 — its product is MAEPSAATQSPSVSSSSSGADAAGAVAGGGGSPGACSGLGGKSCASSCADSFVSSSQPVSLFSTSQVHDLIFWRDVKKTGLVFGTTLIMLLSLAAFSVISVASYLILALLSVTISFRVYKSVIQAVQKSEEGHPFKAYLDVDIALSSEAFHNYVNAAMVHVNKALKLIIRLFLVEDLVDSLKLAVFMWLMTYVGAVFNGITLLILAELLVFSVPIVYEKYKTQIDHYVGIARDQTKAVVAKIQAKLPGIAKKKAE
- the RTN3 gene encoding reticulon-3 isoform X3, with translation MAEPSAATQSPSVSSSSSGADAAGAVAGGGGSPGACSGLGGKSCASSCAVHDLIFWRDVKKTGLVFGTTLIMLLSLAAFSVISVASYLILALLSVTISFRVYKSVIQAVQKSEEGHPFKAYLDVDIALSSEAFHNYVNAAMVHVNKALKLIIRLFLVEDLVDSLKLAVFMWLMTYVGAVFNGITLLILAELLVFSVPIVYEKYKTQIDHYVGIARDQTKAVVAKIQAKLPGIAKKKAE